One genomic region from Prunus persica cultivar Lovell chromosome G3, Prunus_persica_NCBIv2, whole genome shotgun sequence encodes:
- the LOC18782504 gene encoding protein tesmin/TSO1-like CXC 3 isoform X3, whose translation MDRTPEANRIAATKSSSISSSPAVQESPFSNFLSNLSPLNTATTASYTQTLLGTNLPTPPVVFTSPHINLQRETSFLERDDIVEAGSEVYKECNTNIVQIQNPSFEEVQLCSPSGCVDEYLADPVEVDSTWSADLRSQRTNEVPRLLHSGFAPGEESNTEVCDIMFGSPENEAVLLSDQAEKNLPLSSLEMSQAAINQRDGKKTEELSRFIFEKVKESDVNACLVSRAQNCGENAAKVNLHRAGCQYDEKNASSQSREDSNECKQRVQKGFVKEGGQNERGIRRHLQFEAAKAYKFTILGNSESPNSLTHDATNSRSPSILTNLKSLASSHFDNRASSSLQDVSCDTLQFPSSPYESFTSAQIGVNSTTSAPIHSVIGLHLNRISRSTSLSSDIFSSKKSIGYLSMPEQMLEHGSNNIATNSSSILTSAVSGKIYVHVASGQQESQAVTEANSFTFHSTDTMKPPCHSMLVDQETAPCEVGMSASQETDEVEELNQLSPKRKRRRDAYMSEGCKRCNCRRSKCLKLYCECFAAGVYCVDSCACVNCYNKPEFEDTVLDIRQQIEARNPLAFTPKVVDNAIDSSPNFTEEQDLTTPSSARHKRGCNCKKSKCLKRYCECFQAKVGCSSACRCEGCKNTFGVTPEPVYNRAKKWEAHPAEKLDNVKGAIACIKAPAFSSASSSNSAKIPQAQLPSSQLQPSGTGHFHWGCSAVIVTPELSEGKGPNDLNSDGAGAHYDIPYDDTPEILEETSNPTKVVRASSPNQKRVSPPQSRSRLRERSPTGLRSGRKFILQAMPSFPPLTPHRNSKEGTNEIENDDK comes from the exons ATGGATCGTACCCCTGAAGCCAATCGGATCGCCGCCACCAAGTCATCATCCATTTCCTCGTCTCCGGCTGTGCAA GAGTCTCCTTTCTCCAATTTCCTTAGCAATCTCTCTCCTTTAAATACAGCGACGACAGCCAGTTATACACAAACATTGTTGGGAACTAATTTGCCGACACCGCCAGTTGTGTTTACATCTCCTCATATTAATCTACAGCGAGAAACCAGTTTCTTGGAAAG GGATGATATAGTTGAAGCAGGTTCAGAGGTATACAAAGAATGTAACACAAATATAGTCCAGATTCAGAATCCAAGTTTTGAGGAGGTCCAGTTGTGCAGTCCTTCAGGTTGTGTTGATGAATATCTGGCTGACCCTGTGGAGGTAGACTCTACATGGTCTGCTGATTTACGCTCGCAACGAACTAATGAAGTCCCTCGGTTGTTACACAGTGGTTTTGCCCCTGGCGAAGAATCCAATACCGAAgtttgtgatattatgtttgGTAGCCCAGAGAATGAAGCCGTTTTATTATCAGATCAAGCTGAAAAGAATCTGCCtttaagttcacttgaaatgAGTCAAGCTGCAATCAATCAGAGGGATGGTAAAAAGACTGAAGAGCTCTCAAGGtttatatttgaaaaagtCAAGGAGTCTGATGTAAATGCATGTCTTGTTTCCAGAGCACAAAATTGTGGAGAGAATGCAGCTAAGGTGAAT TTGCACAGGGCAGGTTGTCAATATGATGAAAAAAATGCTAGTAGTCAGTCACGCGAAGATTCAAATGAGTGCAAGCAAAGAGTACAAAAAGGATTCGTTAAG GAGGGTGGTCAAAATGAACGTGGTATACGTAGGCATCTTCAATTTGAGGCTGCAAAAGCGTATAAGTTCACTATCCTTGGTAACAGTGAGAGTCCTAATAGCCTGACACATGATGCTACCAATTCAAGGTCACCATCTATTCTAACAAACTTGAAGAGTCTAGCTTCCTCTCATTTCGATAACAGAGCCTCAAGCAGTCTGCAGGATGTGAGCTGTGACACCTTACAATTCCCTTCCTCCCCCTATGAGTCATTTACATCAGCCCAAATTGGTGTAAACTCTACCACCTCCGCTCCCATCCATTCTGTTATTGGTTTACATCTGAATCGCATTTCTAGATCTACATCCTTGAGCTCCGATATCTTTTCAAGCAAGAAATCAATTGGGTATCTGAGTATGCCAGAGCAGATGCTAGAGCATGGCAGCAACAACATAGCAACGAACTCAAGTAGTATCTTGACTTCAGCTGTATCTGGAAAAATTTATGTTCATGTGGCCAGTGGTCAGCAGGAAAGCCAAGCTGTTACTGAAGCTAATTCTTTCACTTTTCATTCTACGGATACTATGAAGCCTCCATGTCATTCTATGCTCGTTGACCAGGAGACAGCTCCTTGTGAGGTGGGTATGTCTGCTTCACAGGAGACTGATGAGGTTGAGGAGTTAAACCAACTGAGCCctaaaaggaaaag GAGGAGAGATGCATACATGAGTGAGGGCTGCAAACGTTGCAACTGTAGGAGGTCTAAGTGCTTGAAACT TTATTGTGAGTGCTTTGCAGCTGGCGTTTATTGTGTGGATTCTTGTGCATGTGTAAACTGCTATAACAAGCCTGAGTTTGAGGACACAGTTCTTGATATACGTCAGCAAATTGAAGCTCGTAATCCACTTGCATTTACTCCAAAAGTTGTCGACAATGCCATTGATTCTTCGCCCAACTTTACG GAAGAACAGGACTTGACGACCCCATCCTCAGCCAGGCACAAGAGAGGTTGCAATTGCAAGAAGTCAAAGTGTCTGAAAAGATACTGTGAATGCTTCCAG GCTAAAGTTGGATGTTCCAGCGCGTGTCGATGTGAGGGTTGCAAAAATACGTTTGGCGTTACTCCAG AACCAGTATATAACAGAGCTAAAAAGTGGGAAGCCCACCCTGCTGAGAAGCTGGATAATGTGAAGGGTGCTATTGCTTGCATCAAGGCCCCAG CGTTTTCTTCAGCTTCATCAAGTAACTCTGCAAAAATTCCACAAGCCCAGTTGCCATCAAGTCAGCTTCAGCCATCAGGTACTGGCCACTTTCACTGGGGCTGTTCAGCCGTCATTGTTACCCCGGAATTATCCGAAGGCAAGGGTCCCAATGATCTCAATTCTGATGGTGCAGGTGCACATTATGACATACCCTATGATGATACACCTGAGATACTCGAGGAAACTTCCAACCCCACCAAGGTTGTAAGGGCTAGCTCACCAAATCAGAAACGTGTGTCACCTCCACAATCCCGATCCCGGTTAAGAGAAAGATCTCCAACAGGCTTGAGAAGTGGCCGCAAATTCATTTTGCAGGCTATGCCTTCTTTCCCTCCTCTTACACCGCACCGTAATTCCAAAGAAGGCACTAATGAAATTGAGAATGATGATAAATAA
- the LOC18782504 gene encoding protein tesmin/TSO1-like CXC 3 isoform X4: MDRTPEANRIAATKSSSISSSPAVQESPFSNFLSNLSPLNTATTASYTQTLLGTNLPTPPVVFTSPHINLQRETSFLERDDIVEAGSEVYKECNTNIVQIQNPSFEEVQLCSPSGCVDEYLADPVEVDSTWSADLRSQRTNEVPRLLHSGFAPGEESNTEVCDIMFGSPENEAVLLSDQAEKNLPLSSLEMSQAAINQRDGKKTEELSRFIFEKVKESDVNACLVSRAQNCGENAAKVNLHRAGCQYDEKNASSQSREDSNECKQRVQKGFVKEGGQNERGIRRHLQFEAAKAYKFTILGNSESPNSLTHDATNSRSPSILTNLKSLASSHFDNRASSSLQDVSCDTLQFPSSPYESFTSAQIGVNSTTSAPIHSVIGLHLNRISRSTSLSSDIFSSKKSIGYLSMPEQMLEHGSNNIATNSSSILTSAVSGKIYVHVASGQQESQAVTEANSFTFHSTDTMKPPCHSMLVDQETAPCEVGMSASQETDEVEELNQLSPKRKRRRDAYMSEGCKRCNCRRSKCLKLYCECFAAGVYCVDSCACVNCYNKPEFEDTVLDIRQQIEARNPLAFTPKVVDNAIDSSPNFTEEQDLTTPSSARHKRGCNCKKSKCLKRYCECFQAKVGCSSACRCEGCKNTFGVTPEPVYNRAKKWEAHPAEKLDNVKGAIACIKAPGIIHYSPTWEGISDISKLTPLSHPCSRTAFSSASSSNSAKIPQAQLPSSQLQPSGAHYDIPYDDTPEILEETSNPTKVVRASSPNQKRVSPPQSRSRLRERSPTGLRSGRKFILQAMPSFPPLTPHRNSKEGTNEIENDDK, encoded by the exons ATGGATCGTACCCCTGAAGCCAATCGGATCGCCGCCACCAAGTCATCATCCATTTCCTCGTCTCCGGCTGTGCAA GAGTCTCCTTTCTCCAATTTCCTTAGCAATCTCTCTCCTTTAAATACAGCGACGACAGCCAGTTATACACAAACATTGTTGGGAACTAATTTGCCGACACCGCCAGTTGTGTTTACATCTCCTCATATTAATCTACAGCGAGAAACCAGTTTCTTGGAAAG GGATGATATAGTTGAAGCAGGTTCAGAGGTATACAAAGAATGTAACACAAATATAGTCCAGATTCAGAATCCAAGTTTTGAGGAGGTCCAGTTGTGCAGTCCTTCAGGTTGTGTTGATGAATATCTGGCTGACCCTGTGGAGGTAGACTCTACATGGTCTGCTGATTTACGCTCGCAACGAACTAATGAAGTCCCTCGGTTGTTACACAGTGGTTTTGCCCCTGGCGAAGAATCCAATACCGAAgtttgtgatattatgtttgGTAGCCCAGAGAATGAAGCCGTTTTATTATCAGATCAAGCTGAAAAGAATCTGCCtttaagttcacttgaaatgAGTCAAGCTGCAATCAATCAGAGGGATGGTAAAAAGACTGAAGAGCTCTCAAGGtttatatttgaaaaagtCAAGGAGTCTGATGTAAATGCATGTCTTGTTTCCAGAGCACAAAATTGTGGAGAGAATGCAGCTAAGGTGAAT TTGCACAGGGCAGGTTGTCAATATGATGAAAAAAATGCTAGTAGTCAGTCACGCGAAGATTCAAATGAGTGCAAGCAAAGAGTACAAAAAGGATTCGTTAAG GAGGGTGGTCAAAATGAACGTGGTATACGTAGGCATCTTCAATTTGAGGCTGCAAAAGCGTATAAGTTCACTATCCTTGGTAACAGTGAGAGTCCTAATAGCCTGACACATGATGCTACCAATTCAAGGTCACCATCTATTCTAACAAACTTGAAGAGTCTAGCTTCCTCTCATTTCGATAACAGAGCCTCAAGCAGTCTGCAGGATGTGAGCTGTGACACCTTACAATTCCCTTCCTCCCCCTATGAGTCATTTACATCAGCCCAAATTGGTGTAAACTCTACCACCTCCGCTCCCATCCATTCTGTTATTGGTTTACATCTGAATCGCATTTCTAGATCTACATCCTTGAGCTCCGATATCTTTTCAAGCAAGAAATCAATTGGGTATCTGAGTATGCCAGAGCAGATGCTAGAGCATGGCAGCAACAACATAGCAACGAACTCAAGTAGTATCTTGACTTCAGCTGTATCTGGAAAAATTTATGTTCATGTGGCCAGTGGTCAGCAGGAAAGCCAAGCTGTTACTGAAGCTAATTCTTTCACTTTTCATTCTACGGATACTATGAAGCCTCCATGTCATTCTATGCTCGTTGACCAGGAGACAGCTCCTTGTGAGGTGGGTATGTCTGCTTCACAGGAGACTGATGAGGTTGAGGAGTTAAACCAACTGAGCCctaaaaggaaaag GAGGAGAGATGCATACATGAGTGAGGGCTGCAAACGTTGCAACTGTAGGAGGTCTAAGTGCTTGAAACT TTATTGTGAGTGCTTTGCAGCTGGCGTTTATTGTGTGGATTCTTGTGCATGTGTAAACTGCTATAACAAGCCTGAGTTTGAGGACACAGTTCTTGATATACGTCAGCAAATTGAAGCTCGTAATCCACTTGCATTTACTCCAAAAGTTGTCGACAATGCCATTGATTCTTCGCCCAACTTTACG GAAGAACAGGACTTGACGACCCCATCCTCAGCCAGGCACAAGAGAGGTTGCAATTGCAAGAAGTCAAAGTGTCTGAAAAGATACTGTGAATGCTTCCAG GCTAAAGTTGGATGTTCCAGCGCGTGTCGATGTGAGGGTTGCAAAAATACGTTTGGCGTTACTCCAG AACCAGTATATAACAGAGCTAAAAAGTGGGAAGCCCACCCTGCTGAGAAGCTGGATAATGTGAAGGGTGCTATTGCTTGCATCAAGGCCCCAGGTATCATTCATTACTCACCGACATGGGAAGGAATTTCTGATATAAGCAAGCTTACACCTTTGTCACATCCTTGCTCACGCACAGCGTTTTCTTCAGCTTCATCAAGTAACTCTGCAAAAATTCCACAAGCCCAGTTGCCATCAAGTCAGCTTCAGCCATCAG GTGCACATTATGACATACCCTATGATGATACACCTGAGATACTCGAGGAAACTTCCAACCCCACCAAGGTTGTAAGGGCTAGCTCACCAAATCAGAAACGTGTGTCACCTCCACAATCCCGATCCCGGTTAAGAGAAAGATCTCCAACAGGCTTGAGAAGTGGCCGCAAATTCATTTTGCAGGCTATGCCTTCTTTCCCTCCTCTTACACCGCACCGTAATTCCAAAGAAGGCACTAATGAAATTGAGAATGATGATAAATAA
- the LOC18782504 gene encoding protein tesmin/TSO1-like CXC 3 isoform X1 — protein sequence MDRTPEANRIAATKSSSISSSPAVQESPFSNFLSNLSPLNTATTASYTQTLLGTNLPTPPVVFTSPHINLQRETSFLERDDIVEAGSEVYKECNTNIVQIQNPSFEEVQLCSPSGCVDEYLADPVEVDSTWSADLRSQRTNEVPRLLHSGFAPGEESNTEVCDIMFGSPENEAVLLSDQAEKNLPLSSLEMSQAAINQRDGKKTEELSRFIFEKVKESDVNACLVSRAQNCGENAAKVNLHRAGCQYDEKNASSQSREDSNECKQRVQKGFVKEGGQNERGIRRHLQFEAAKAYKFTILGNSESPNSLTHDATNSRSPSILTNLKSLASSHFDNRASSSLQDVSCDTLQFPSSPYESFTSAQIGVNSTTSAPIHSVIGLHLNRISRSTSLSSDIFSSKKSIGYLSMPEQMLEHGSNNIATNSSSILTSAVSGKIYVHVASGQQESQAVTEANSFTFHSTDTMKPPCHSMLVDQETAPCEVGMSASQETDEVEELNQLSPKRKRRRDAYMSEGCKRCNCRRSKCLKLYCECFAAGVYCVDSCACVNCYNKPEFEDTVLDIRQQIEARNPLAFTPKVVDNAIDSSPNFTEEQDLTTPSSARHKRGCNCKKSKCLKRYCECFQAKVGCSSACRCEGCKNTFGVTPEPVYNRAKKWEAHPAEKLDNVKGAIACIKAPGIIHYSPTWEGISDISKLTPLSHPCSRTAFSSASSSNSAKIPQAQLPSSQLQPSGTGHFHWGCSAVIVTPELSEGKGPNDLNSDGAGAHYDIPYDDTPEILEETSNPTKVVRASSPNQKRVSPPQSRSRLRERSPTGLRSGRKFILQAMPSFPPLTPHRNSKEGTNEIENDDK from the exons ATGGATCGTACCCCTGAAGCCAATCGGATCGCCGCCACCAAGTCATCATCCATTTCCTCGTCTCCGGCTGTGCAA GAGTCTCCTTTCTCCAATTTCCTTAGCAATCTCTCTCCTTTAAATACAGCGACGACAGCCAGTTATACACAAACATTGTTGGGAACTAATTTGCCGACACCGCCAGTTGTGTTTACATCTCCTCATATTAATCTACAGCGAGAAACCAGTTTCTTGGAAAG GGATGATATAGTTGAAGCAGGTTCAGAGGTATACAAAGAATGTAACACAAATATAGTCCAGATTCAGAATCCAAGTTTTGAGGAGGTCCAGTTGTGCAGTCCTTCAGGTTGTGTTGATGAATATCTGGCTGACCCTGTGGAGGTAGACTCTACATGGTCTGCTGATTTACGCTCGCAACGAACTAATGAAGTCCCTCGGTTGTTACACAGTGGTTTTGCCCCTGGCGAAGAATCCAATACCGAAgtttgtgatattatgtttgGTAGCCCAGAGAATGAAGCCGTTTTATTATCAGATCAAGCTGAAAAGAATCTGCCtttaagttcacttgaaatgAGTCAAGCTGCAATCAATCAGAGGGATGGTAAAAAGACTGAAGAGCTCTCAAGGtttatatttgaaaaagtCAAGGAGTCTGATGTAAATGCATGTCTTGTTTCCAGAGCACAAAATTGTGGAGAGAATGCAGCTAAGGTGAAT TTGCACAGGGCAGGTTGTCAATATGATGAAAAAAATGCTAGTAGTCAGTCACGCGAAGATTCAAATGAGTGCAAGCAAAGAGTACAAAAAGGATTCGTTAAG GAGGGTGGTCAAAATGAACGTGGTATACGTAGGCATCTTCAATTTGAGGCTGCAAAAGCGTATAAGTTCACTATCCTTGGTAACAGTGAGAGTCCTAATAGCCTGACACATGATGCTACCAATTCAAGGTCACCATCTATTCTAACAAACTTGAAGAGTCTAGCTTCCTCTCATTTCGATAACAGAGCCTCAAGCAGTCTGCAGGATGTGAGCTGTGACACCTTACAATTCCCTTCCTCCCCCTATGAGTCATTTACATCAGCCCAAATTGGTGTAAACTCTACCACCTCCGCTCCCATCCATTCTGTTATTGGTTTACATCTGAATCGCATTTCTAGATCTACATCCTTGAGCTCCGATATCTTTTCAAGCAAGAAATCAATTGGGTATCTGAGTATGCCAGAGCAGATGCTAGAGCATGGCAGCAACAACATAGCAACGAACTCAAGTAGTATCTTGACTTCAGCTGTATCTGGAAAAATTTATGTTCATGTGGCCAGTGGTCAGCAGGAAAGCCAAGCTGTTACTGAAGCTAATTCTTTCACTTTTCATTCTACGGATACTATGAAGCCTCCATGTCATTCTATGCTCGTTGACCAGGAGACAGCTCCTTGTGAGGTGGGTATGTCTGCTTCACAGGAGACTGATGAGGTTGAGGAGTTAAACCAACTGAGCCctaaaaggaaaag GAGGAGAGATGCATACATGAGTGAGGGCTGCAAACGTTGCAACTGTAGGAGGTCTAAGTGCTTGAAACT TTATTGTGAGTGCTTTGCAGCTGGCGTTTATTGTGTGGATTCTTGTGCATGTGTAAACTGCTATAACAAGCCTGAGTTTGAGGACACAGTTCTTGATATACGTCAGCAAATTGAAGCTCGTAATCCACTTGCATTTACTCCAAAAGTTGTCGACAATGCCATTGATTCTTCGCCCAACTTTACG GAAGAACAGGACTTGACGACCCCATCCTCAGCCAGGCACAAGAGAGGTTGCAATTGCAAGAAGTCAAAGTGTCTGAAAAGATACTGTGAATGCTTCCAG GCTAAAGTTGGATGTTCCAGCGCGTGTCGATGTGAGGGTTGCAAAAATACGTTTGGCGTTACTCCAG AACCAGTATATAACAGAGCTAAAAAGTGGGAAGCCCACCCTGCTGAGAAGCTGGATAATGTGAAGGGTGCTATTGCTTGCATCAAGGCCCCAGGTATCATTCATTACTCACCGACATGGGAAGGAATTTCTGATATAAGCAAGCTTACACCTTTGTCACATCCTTGCTCACGCACAGCGTTTTCTTCAGCTTCATCAAGTAACTCTGCAAAAATTCCACAAGCCCAGTTGCCATCAAGTCAGCTTCAGCCATCAGGTACTGGCCACTTTCACTGGGGCTGTTCAGCCGTCATTGTTACCCCGGAATTATCCGAAGGCAAGGGTCCCAATGATCTCAATTCTGATGGTGCAGGTGCACATTATGACATACCCTATGATGATACACCTGAGATACTCGAGGAAACTTCCAACCCCACCAAGGTTGTAAGGGCTAGCTCACCAAATCAGAAACGTGTGTCACCTCCACAATCCCGATCCCGGTTAAGAGAAAGATCTCCAACAGGCTTGAGAAGTGGCCGCAAATTCATTTTGCAGGCTATGCCTTCTTTCCCTCCTCTTACACCGCACCGTAATTCCAAAGAAGGCACTAATGAAATTGAGAATGATGATAAATAA
- the LOC18782504 gene encoding protein tesmin/TSO1-like CXC 3 isoform X8 yields MFGSPENEAVLLSDQAEKNLPLSSLEMSQAAINQRDGKKTEELSRFIFEKVKESDVNACLVSRAQNCGENAAKVNLHRAGCQYDEKNASSQSREDSNECKQRVQKGFVKEGGQNERGIRRHLQFEAAKAYKFTILGNSESPNSLTHDATNSRSPSILTNLKSLASSHFDNRASSSLQDVSCDTLQFPSSPYESFTSAQIGVNSTTSAPIHSVIGLHLNRISRSTSLSSDIFSSKKSIGYLSMPEQMLEHGSNNIATNSSSILTSAVSGKIYVHVASGQQESQAVTEANSFTFHSTDTMKPPCHSMLVDQETAPCEVGMSASQETDEVEELNQLSPKRKRRRDAYMSEGCKRCNCRRSKCLKLYCECFAAGVYCVDSCACVNCYNKPEFEDTVLDIRQQIEARNPLAFTPKVVDNAIDSSPNFTEEQDLTTPSSARHKRGCNCKKSKCLKRYCECFQAKVGCSSACRCEGCKNTFGVTPEPVYNRAKKWEAHPAEKLDNVKGAIACIKAPGIIHYSPTWEGISDISKLTPLSHPCSRTAFSSASSSNSAKIPQAQLPSSQLQPSGTGHFHWGCSAVIVTPELSEGKGPNDLNSDGAGAHYDIPYDDTPEILEETSNPTKVVRASSPNQKRVSPPQSRSRLRERSPTGLRSGRKFILQAMPSFPPLTPHRNSKEGTNEIENDDK; encoded by the exons atgtttgGTAGCCCAGAGAATGAAGCCGTTTTATTATCAGATCAAGCTGAAAAGAATCTGCCtttaagttcacttgaaatgAGTCAAGCTGCAATCAATCAGAGGGATGGTAAAAAGACTGAAGAGCTCTCAAGGtttatatttgaaaaagtCAAGGAGTCTGATGTAAATGCATGTCTTGTTTCCAGAGCACAAAATTGTGGAGAGAATGCAGCTAAGGTGAAT TTGCACAGGGCAGGTTGTCAATATGATGAAAAAAATGCTAGTAGTCAGTCACGCGAAGATTCAAATGAGTGCAAGCAAAGAGTACAAAAAGGATTCGTTAAG GAGGGTGGTCAAAATGAACGTGGTATACGTAGGCATCTTCAATTTGAGGCTGCAAAAGCGTATAAGTTCACTATCCTTGGTAACAGTGAGAGTCCTAATAGCCTGACACATGATGCTACCAATTCAAGGTCACCATCTATTCTAACAAACTTGAAGAGTCTAGCTTCCTCTCATTTCGATAACAGAGCCTCAAGCAGTCTGCAGGATGTGAGCTGTGACACCTTACAATTCCCTTCCTCCCCCTATGAGTCATTTACATCAGCCCAAATTGGTGTAAACTCTACCACCTCCGCTCCCATCCATTCTGTTATTGGTTTACATCTGAATCGCATTTCTAGATCTACATCCTTGAGCTCCGATATCTTTTCAAGCAAGAAATCAATTGGGTATCTGAGTATGCCAGAGCAGATGCTAGAGCATGGCAGCAACAACATAGCAACGAACTCAAGTAGTATCTTGACTTCAGCTGTATCTGGAAAAATTTATGTTCATGTGGCCAGTGGTCAGCAGGAAAGCCAAGCTGTTACTGAAGCTAATTCTTTCACTTTTCATTCTACGGATACTATGAAGCCTCCATGTCATTCTATGCTCGTTGACCAGGAGACAGCTCCTTGTGAGGTGGGTATGTCTGCTTCACAGGAGACTGATGAGGTTGAGGAGTTAAACCAACTGAGCCctaaaaggaaaag GAGGAGAGATGCATACATGAGTGAGGGCTGCAAACGTTGCAACTGTAGGAGGTCTAAGTGCTTGAAACT TTATTGTGAGTGCTTTGCAGCTGGCGTTTATTGTGTGGATTCTTGTGCATGTGTAAACTGCTATAACAAGCCTGAGTTTGAGGACACAGTTCTTGATATACGTCAGCAAATTGAAGCTCGTAATCCACTTGCATTTACTCCAAAAGTTGTCGACAATGCCATTGATTCTTCGCCCAACTTTACG GAAGAACAGGACTTGACGACCCCATCCTCAGCCAGGCACAAGAGAGGTTGCAATTGCAAGAAGTCAAAGTGTCTGAAAAGATACTGTGAATGCTTCCAG GCTAAAGTTGGATGTTCCAGCGCGTGTCGATGTGAGGGTTGCAAAAATACGTTTGGCGTTACTCCAG AACCAGTATATAACAGAGCTAAAAAGTGGGAAGCCCACCCTGCTGAGAAGCTGGATAATGTGAAGGGTGCTATTGCTTGCATCAAGGCCCCAGGTATCATTCATTACTCACCGACATGGGAAGGAATTTCTGATATAAGCAAGCTTACACCTTTGTCACATCCTTGCTCACGCACAGCGTTTTCTTCAGCTTCATCAAGTAACTCTGCAAAAATTCCACAAGCCCAGTTGCCATCAAGTCAGCTTCAGCCATCAGGTACTGGCCACTTTCACTGGGGCTGTTCAGCCGTCATTGTTACCCCGGAATTATCCGAAGGCAAGGGTCCCAATGATCTCAATTCTGATGGTGCAGGTGCACATTATGACATACCCTATGATGATACACCTGAGATACTCGAGGAAACTTCCAACCCCACCAAGGTTGTAAGGGCTAGCTCACCAAATCAGAAACGTGTGTCACCTCCACAATCCCGATCCCGGTTAAGAGAAAGATCTCCAACAGGCTTGAGAAGTGGCCGCAAATTCATTTTGCAGGCTATGCCTTCTTTCCCTCCTCTTACACCGCACCGTAATTCCAAAGAAGGCACTAATGAAATTGAGAATGATGATAAATAA